The sequence CTCGACTGCACCATGCCCGCGAGCATCGCGGCTTGGCCGGCGTTCAGTTCGGATGCATCGATGCCGAAGTACGTCTGCGCGGCGTCCTGAATTCCGAACGAGGCGTTGCCGAAGGGGACCAGGTTGAGATACCGGGTGAGGATCTCGTCCTTGGTGAGCTCCTTGTCGAGCGTGAGCGCCATCCGGATCTCCCGGATCTTGCGCGCCGGAGTGGTCTCGATTGCGGCGCGGCGTTCGGCGTCCGTCTTCGCGACGACGAGCAGCTGGTAGTTCTTCACATACTGCTGGTCGAGCGTGGACGCGCCCTGCTGCACCTCACCACTGGTCGTATTGGTGAGGAAGGCGCGCATGGTGCCCTGCCAGTCGACGCCCTTGTGCTCGGGGAATCGGCGGTCCTCGACCGAGACGATTGCGAGCTTCATCTCGTTGGAGATCTTCTCGCTCGGGACTTCGAACCGTCGCTGCTCGTACAGCCAGGCGATGGGGTTGCCCGCGGAGTCGACCATCGTCGAGACGGCCGGCACGGTGCCCTCGACCAATTCGGCGGAGACGTTGTCGACGGTGTCAGCCGCTCGGTTGGACATGAAACCGAAGCCGCCGGCGAGCGGGAACATCACGCCGGCGAGCAGTACACCTGCCAGGGCGGAGGATCCGGCGAGCTTCCCCACTGTTTTTGCAATCGACACGATCTACAGACTACGTGGGCTCCGCGGGTGCCCTGGTTGGGCGCGGATTTCGACGAAGAAACTGCCCTGAGCACGGGGTATGGACGGGCGTACCAAAAAAGCGTCTTCCCCGTCTTGCGCGTTGCGGTTTCTTTACTTAAGTTGTTGGAACAGTGTGATGGAGGTAACACTCTATTGCGAATGTGGTGCAGCTCTTCCGTGATAAGTGCTGGGCTGCGCAGACTCGAAAAGGGGAAACGAATGCACATGACCACCCCAACCAGCCGTCTGGACGTCGAGCAAGCAGAAGCCCGAATCGCCTGGGTTACGCAGGCCCGTTGCCGGGAAGTCGATCCCGATCAACTTTTTGTACGTGGCGCAGCGCAGCGCAAGGCTGCGACGATTTGCCGGCATTGCCCGGTGTTGATGCAGTGTGGAGCCGATGCTCTCGACAATCGGGTCGAGTTCGGGGTGTGGGGCGGCATGACGGAACGTCAGCGTCGGGCGTTGCTCAAGCAGCATCCCGAGGTCGAGTCGTGGTCCGACTTCTTCGAAGCGCAGCGGCAACACCAGTCCGCCGTCTGACCTTCCGCTTCGGGTGGGCTGACGGAAGAAAATCGCTAGGTGGGTGAGCCGTTTCTCCGGCGGAGCTGATCAGCTCCTGCGGGTGAGCTGATCACCCACCGCTCTCAGCGCCTCGAGATCCGACACCTCGAACGGCAATGAGGGAACGCCGACGATCGGCACCCGAGGGTGGGCGGCCGTGAACCGGCTCAGTAGTTGTACCTCTCGCTTCGCTATCACTGCTCGGTGGGCATGAATCCGCAGGACAGCCGAGGTGAGGGGATCCTGTTCCCCCAGTTGATCGGCGGCAGTGACCGCGTGATCGGCGGGCAGGGAACTGAGGGTGGGATGCGTCCGATTCAGGACCAGGCCCGCGAGCGGCATGCCGTCGCCCCCGAGCCGGTCCACGAAGAACGCCGCCTCCCTCAGGGCATCCGGCTCGGCCGCTGCGATCACCAGAAAACTGGTGCCGGGCTGTCGGAGCAACTCGTAAGTACGCGTTGCCCTTTCGCGGAAACCGCCGAACATAGAGTCGAGTGATTGCACGAAACTCGATGCGTCGGACAGCATCTGACTACCGACGATGGTGGACACGCCGCGTAGCGCCAGCCCCATCGCGCCGGTCACGAGCCGGGTGAGGCCGCGTCCGGGTGCGGTCAGCAACCGGATCATACGACCGTCGAGGAAGGCGCCGAGGCGCTGTGGGGCGTCGAGGAAGTCCAGCGCGTTGCGGGACGGCGGGGTGTCGACCACCACGAGGTCCCATTCCTTGCTGGACGCGAGCTGGCCCAGCTTCTCCATTGCCATGTACTCCTGCGTTCCCGAGAACGAGGTGGCGACGGTCTGATAAAAGGGATTGGCGAGAATCTGCTGCGCCTTTTCCGGCGTGGAATGCTCGATCACCATCTCGTCGAACGTGCGGCGCATGTTGAGCATCATCGCGTGGAGTTCGCCCGTGGCACCGGGTCCGAGCTGCACCGGCTGCGGCGAGTTGTCGAGTTCCTGAACCCCGAGAGCCTGGGCGAGCCTGCGGGCCGGATCGATGGTCAGCACGACCACCTTCCTTCCGCGTTCCGCCGCCCGCAGCGCCAGCGAAGCAGCCGTCGTGGTCTTGCCGACCCCACCGGCTCCGCAGCACACCACGATCCGGGTGGCCGGGCTCTCGAGAATGCCGGCCATGTCGAGGGCGGGAGCGGTTCGACGCCGCTCGTGTTCCATCGTCTGGGTCATCGGACACCCTGTTCCGTCAGAAATTCGGCGAGTTCGTACAACCCGCCCAGGTCCACACCGTCGGCGAGGGAGGGAAGGTGCAGGCGCGCCCCGTCCACCTCGCCGAGCTGTCCGGCACTCTCCTGCTGGGCTTCGAGTACCGAGGCGTGCTCGATGGTCTCGGTCAGCAGTCCGGCAAAGTCCTCCTCGTTCACCGTAATTCCGCTCTTCTCCAGCCCTGCACGAACGGCGTCCGCGTCGATGCGTCCCTTCGCGACCTCGGCCAAGGTCTCGTCCGGAAGGAACTGCGGGCTCGTCCGGTTCACGATGATGGTTCCCAAGCGGAGATCGGCCCGGGCGAGTTCTTCGGCCGCATCCGCCGTCTCCTGCACAGGCAGTGCCTCGAGCAGCGCGACCAGATGCACCACGGTGTCGTCCGAATGAAGCAGCCGCACGACGCCTTCGCTCTGCGAGCGAACCGGGCCGCCCTTCGCGAGATCCGCCATTGCCTTGGTGACGTCGAGGAAATTGCTGATGCGACCCGTCGGGGGGGCGTCGACGACCACGGCGTCGTAGACCCGCCGTCCGGAATTGTCGGTGCGCACGACGCATTCCTTGATCTTGCCCGTCAGCAGCACGTCGCGAAGTCCGGGCGCGATGGTGGTGGCGAATTCGATGGCGCCGAATCTGCGCATCGCCCTGCCGGCGAAGCCGAGGTTGTAGAACATTTCGAGGTACTCGAGGAAGGCGGTTTCGATGTCGATGGCCAGCGCCATCACCTCGCCGCCTCCTTCGGCCGCCGCGACCTTCGTCTCCTGCGGCGGCAGTGGAGGCACGTCGAAGAGCTGGGCGATGCCCTGCCTGCCCTCGACTTCGACCAACAGCACACGACGCCCGCCCTCCGCCAGGGCGAGGGCCAACGCGGCGGCGACCGTGGACTTTCCGGTGCCACCTTTTCCGGACACGAAGTGCAGCCGCGCGCGCGCCGCCTTCTCTGGCCATGTCGGGGTGAACTGCTCTGGGGATGCAACCACGCGTCGAGCCTATAAGTCTGGGAGCCGGGATGTGCGGGGGATAGGCTCACCGGCATGAGTGAATTGACTTCCTGGGAGTACGCCACCGTTCCGCTGCTCACACACGCCACCAAGCAGATCCTCGACCAGTGGGGAACCGACGGCTGGGAACTGGTCACGGTTCTCCCCGGACCCACCGGTGAGCAGCACGTTGCGTACCTGAAGCGTCCGAAGGGCTGAGAGCGTGACGGAAACACAGAACTGGTCGGCCCGCCTGACCGAGCTGGGCGTGACGCTGCCGCCCGTCGTGCCACCGGTAGCCGCCTACGTCCCGGCCCTGCGCACCGGCAACTACGTGTACACCTCGGGACAGCTGCCGATCGTCGACGGCAAGCTGACCACCAAGGGCAAGGTCGGCGCCGACGTGTCGGAAGACGATGCCAAAGCGGGAGCGCGCACCTGTGCACTCAATGCGCTGGCGGCAATCGACGCGCTGGTCGGCATCGACTCCGTGGTGCGCATCGTCAAGGTCGTCGGCTTCGTCGCGTCCGCCGAGGGATTCACCGGTCAGCCCGGTGTCGTGAACGGCGCGTCCGAGTTCTTCGGTGAGATCTTCGGTGAGGCCGGCGCGCACGCCCGGTCCGCTGTCGGTGTCGCGGAGCTGCCCCTCGGTGCACCTGTCGAGGTGGAAGTCATCGCCGAAGTGCGGACGGAAGCGTAACGCGATGACGCTTGCTCATCCCGCCTACGGGCAGGTCCGTGCGGTCACCCCGATCGTCTCGGTCGTGCTCGAGAACAATCCCGGCATGATGACGCTCGACGGCACCAACACCTGGATACTGCGAGCACCGGGTCGGGACGAGTGTGTGGTGGTGGATCCGGGCGATCAGGACGAAGAGCACCTCGCCCGGATCGCCGCCCTCGGTCCCGTCGCCATGACGTTGATCACCCATCGTCACGTCGATCACACCGGCGGGGTGCAGCGTTTCTTCGAACTGACCGGAGCCGCGGTACGTTCGGTCGACCCCGAGTTCCTCCGCGGAGGCGGGGAGCCGCTCGTCGACGGCGAGATCATCGACGTCGCCGGGCTCACCATCAGTGTTGTCGCGACACCGGGTCATACTCGTGACTCGGTGTCCTTCACGGTGGAAGGCGAAGGCACGGTCCTGACCGGGGACACGATCCTCGGGCGCGGCACCACAGTCCTCGACGACTCGGACGGCGACCTCGGCGACTATCTGTCTTCGCTGCGTCGTCTACTCGACCTCGGGCCGGGTCACCGCGTCATGCCCGGCCACGGACCCGAGTTGCCCGACTTGCACACCGTCGCCCGGCAGTACCTCGATCATCGTGAGGAGCGTCTCGCTCAGGTTCAGGCAGCGATCGCGGACCTGGGCGAGGAAGCCACGGCCAGGGAGGTGGTCGAGCACGTGTACTCGGACGTCGATCCGCAGCTGTGGCCGGCGGCCGAGAAGTCGGTCAACGTGCAGCTCGCGTACTTGCGGGCACCCAACTGAGAAAAGCTTCGGCCACCCCTGGTCGCAGGGGTGGCCGAAGCGTTGTCGAGCGCGAAAGCTATCGGGCGCGACGCGCCAGACGCTCGGAGTCGGAGATCAGCACGCTCTTGCCTTCGAGACGCAGCCAGCCGCGGTGTGCGAAGTCCGCGAGCGCCTTGTTGACCGTCTCGCGGGAGGCGCCGACGAGCTGGGCGATCTCCTCCTGCGTGAGGTCGTGCGTGACGCGCAGCGAACCGGCTTCCTGCGTGCCGAACCGCTGAGCGAGCTGCAGCAGGGCCTTGGCGACACGGCCGGGAACATCCGTGAAGATCAGGTCGGCCAGGTTGTTGTTGGTGCGCCGCAGACGTCGCGCGAGCACCCGGAGGAGCTGTTCGGCGATCTCGGGACGATGGTCGATCCACGCCTTGAGTGCTTCGCGATCCATGCTCACGGCGCGAACCTCGGTCACCGTGGTCGCGGTGGACGTACGCGGGCCGGGGTCGAAGATGGACAGTTCGCCGAACATGTCCGACGGCCCCATGATCGTGAGCAGGTTCTCGCGGCCGTCCGGTGAGCGGCGGCCGATCTTCACCTTGCCCGAGACGATGATGTACAGGCGGTCACCGGGCTCACCTTCGTTGAAGATGACATGTCCGCGGGGGAAGTCGACAGGCTGCAGCTGCTTCGTCAGCGCCGCTACTGCTGAGGGCTCGACTCCTTGGAAGATGCCGGCTCTTGCCAGGACGTCGTCCACGTGCGCTCCTTGGGAATATTCGTTCGTCTGTAGTCATATTGTGCGCGATTTGCTGCACGTCGACGGCGCCCCGGTCATCGGCGGCGTGTCGCTGTGCAACAGGTTCGGCTCTGAAGTCTACGTTGAGACGGCTCGGTCTGAGTGACCGATACCACG comes from Rhodococcus oxybenzonivorans and encodes:
- a CDS encoding MBL fold metallo-hydrolase yields the protein MTLAHPAYGQVRAVTPIVSVVLENNPGMMTLDGTNTWILRAPGRDECVVVDPGDQDEEHLARIAALGPVAMTLITHRHVDHTGGVQRFFELTGAAVRSVDPEFLRGGGEPLVDGEIIDVAGLTISVVATPGHTRDSVSFTVEGEGTVLTGDTILGRGTTVLDDSDGDLGDYLSSLRRLLDLGPGHRVMPGHGPELPDLHTVARQYLDHREERLAQVQAAIADLGEEATAREVVEHVYSDVDPQLWPAAEKSVNVQLAYLRAPN
- a CDS encoding Crp/Fnr family transcriptional regulator, whose protein sequence is MDDVLARAGIFQGVEPSAVAALTKQLQPVDFPRGHVIFNEGEPGDRLYIIVSGKVKIGRRSPDGRENLLTIMGPSDMFGELSIFDPGPRTSTATTVTEVRAVSMDREALKAWIDHRPEIAEQLLRVLARRLRRTNNNLADLIFTDVPGRVAKALLQLAQRFGTQEAGSLRVTHDLTQEEIAQLVGASRETVNKALADFAHRGWLRLEGKSVLISDSERLARRAR
- a CDS encoding WhiB family transcriptional regulator; translation: MHMTTPTSRLDVEQAEARIAWVTQARCREVDPDQLFVRGAAQRKAATICRHCPVLMQCGADALDNRVEFGVWGGMTERQRRALLKQHPEVESWSDFFEAQRQHQSAV
- a CDS encoding DUF4177 domain-containing protein codes for the protein MSELTSWEYATVPLLTHATKQILDQWGTDGWELVTVLPGPTGEQHVAYLKRPKG
- a CDS encoding ArsA-related P-loop ATPase, which encodes MVASPEQFTPTWPEKAARARLHFVSGKGGTGKSTVAAALALALAEGGRRVLLVEVEGRQGIAQLFDVPPLPPQETKVAAAEGGGEVMALAIDIETAFLEYLEMFYNLGFAGRAMRRFGAIEFATTIAPGLRDVLLTGKIKECVVRTDNSGRRVYDAVVVDAPPTGRISNFLDVTKAMADLAKGGPVRSQSEGVVRLLHSDDTVVHLVALLEALPVQETADAAEELARADLRLGTIIVNRTSPQFLPDETLAEVAKGRIDADAVRAGLEKSGITVNEEDFAGLLTETIEHASVLEAQQESAGQLGEVDGARLHLPSLADGVDLGGLYELAEFLTEQGVR
- a CDS encoding ArsA family ATPase translates to MTQTMEHERRRTAPALDMAGILESPATRIVVCCGAGGVGKTTTAASLALRAAERGRKVVVLTIDPARRLAQALGVQELDNSPQPVQLGPGATGELHAMMLNMRRTFDEMVIEHSTPEKAQQILANPFYQTVATSFSGTQEYMAMEKLGQLASSKEWDLVVVDTPPSRNALDFLDAPQRLGAFLDGRMIRLLTAPGRGLTRLVTGAMGLALRGVSTIVGSQMLSDASSFVQSLDSMFGGFRERATRTYELLRQPGTSFLVIAAAEPDALREAAFFVDRLGGDGMPLAGLVLNRTHPTLSSLPADHAVTAADQLGEQDPLTSAVLRIHAHRAVIAKREVQLLSRFTAAHPRVPIVGVPSLPFEVSDLEALRAVGDQLTRRS
- a CDS encoding RidA family protein; protein product: MTETQNWSARLTELGVTLPPVVPPVAAYVPALRTGNYVYTSGQLPIVDGKLTTKGKVGADVSEDDAKAGARTCALNALAAIDALVGIDSVVRIVKVVGFVASAEGFTGQPGVVNGASEFFGEIFGEAGAHARSAVGVAELPLGAPVEVEVIAEVRTEA